In a genomic window of Saccharomyces kudriavzevii IFO 1802 strain IFO1802 genome assembly, chromosome: 2:
- the RPL19B gene encoding 60S ribosomal protein eL19 (similar to Saccharomyces cerevisiae RPL19B (YBL027W) and RPL19A (YBR084C-A); ancestral locus Anc_3.312) produces the protein MANLRTQKRLAASVVGVGKGKVWLDPNETSEIAQANSRNAIRKLVKNGTIVKKAVTVHSKSRTRAHAQSKREGRHSGYGKRKGTREARLPSQVVWIRRLRVLRRLLAKYRDAGKIDKHLYHVLYKESKGNAFKHKRALVEHIIQAKADAQREKALNEEAEARRLKNRAARDRRAQRVAEKRDALLKEDA, from the exons AT gGCTAACTTGCGTACTCAAAAGAGACTTGCCGCTTCTGTTGTCGGTGTTGGTAAGGGAAAGGTTTGGTTAGACCCAAACGAAACCTCTGAAATTGCTCAAGCCAACTCCAGAAATGCCATCAGAAAATTGGTCAAGAACGGCACCATCGTCAAGAAGGCCGTTACTGTCCACTCCAAATCCAGAACCAGAGCCCACGCTCAATCTAAAAGAGAAGGTCGTCACAGTGGTTACGGTAAGAGAAAGGGTACCAGAGAAGCTCGTTTACCATCCCAAGTTGTCTGGATCAGAAGATTACGTGTCTTGAGAAGACTATTGGCCAAGTACCGTGATGCTGGTAAGATTGACAAACATTTGTACCATGTTCTGTACAAGGAATCCAAGGGTAACGCTTTCAAGCACAAGAGAGCTTTGGTTGAACACATTATCCAAGCTAAGGCTGATGCTCAACGTGAAAAGGCTTTGAAcgaagaagctgaagctAGAAGATTGAAGAACAGAGCTGCTCGTGACAGAAGAGCCCAAAGAGTTGCTGAAAAGAGAGATGCTTTGTTGAAGGAAGACGCTTAA
- the NCL1 gene encoding tRNA (cytosine-C5-)-methyltransferase (similar to Saccharomyces cerevisiae NCL1 (YBL024W); ancestral locus Anc_8.171) → MARRKNFKKGNKKTFGARDDSRAQKNWSELEKENEKWERYYKTLALFPEDQWEQFKKTCQTPLPLTFRITGSRKHAGEVLDLFKERHLPNLTNVEFEGEKIKAPVELPWYPDHLAWQLDVPKTVIRKNEQFAKTQRFLVVENAVGNISRQEAVSMIPPIVLEVKPHHTVLDMCAAPGSKTAQLIEALHKDTDEPSGFVVANDADARRSHMLVHQLKRLNSANLMVVNHDAQFFPRIRLHGNSNKKNDILKFDRILCDVPCSGDGTMRKNVNVWKDWNTQAGLGLHTVQLNILNRGLHLLKSNGRLVYSTCSLNPIENEAVIAEALRKWGDKIRLVNCDDKLTGLIRSKGVSKWPVYDRNLTEKNKGDEGTLESFFPPSEEEASKFNLKNCMRVYPHQQNTGGFFISVFEKVEDNIEAAAEKLSSETPALESEEPQTKKMKVEEVQKKERLPRDANEEPFVFVDPQHEALKVCWDFYGIDNIFDRNTCLVRNATGEPTRVVYTVCPALKDVIQANDDRLKIIYSGVKLFISQRSDIECSWRIQSESLPIMKHHMKSNRIVEANLEMLKHLLIESFPNFDDIRSKNIDDDFVEKMTELSSGCAFVDVSRNDPAKENLFLPVWKGNKCINLMVCKEDTHELLYRIFGIDANAKTTPKPEEKIETTEAPTEASTEASCETPNVTE, encoded by the coding sequence ATGGCtagaagaaagaatttcaaaaagggAAACAAGAAGACTTTTGGAGCCCGTGATGACTCAAGAGCTCAAAAGAACTGGTCAGAactagaaaaggaaaatgaaaaatgggAAAGATACTACAAGACTTTAGCTCTTTTTCCAGAAGACCAATGGGAACAGTTCAAGAAAACATGCCAGACCCCACTACCTCTGACCTTTAGAATTACAGGCTCCAGAAAGCATGCTGGCGAGGTTTTGGATCTATTCAAGGAAAGGCATCTACCAAACTTGACTAATGTTGAATTCgaaggtgaaaaaatcaaggcCCCTGTAGAATTACCTTGGTATCCAGACCATCTCGCCTGGCAATTGGATGTTCCTAAGACAGTCattagaaaaaatgaacaatTTGCAAAAACCCAGAGGTTCTTGGTTGTTGAAAACGCGGTTGGTAACATCTCAAGACAAGAAGCTGTTTCAATGATTCCCCCAATCGTTCTTGAAGTGAAACCTCATCATACCGTTTTGGATATGTGCGCTGCTCCTGGTTCAAAAACTGCTCAGCTAATTGAGGCCTTACATAAAGATACAGATGAACCATCTGGATTCGTTGTAGCGAATGATGCCGATGCTAGAAGATCTCATATGTTGGTTCACCAATTGAAGAGATTGAATAGTGCTAATTTGATGGTTGTTAATCATGATGCTCAGTTTTTCCCACGCATTAGATTACACGGCAactcaaataaaaagaatgacattttgaaattcgACAGAATTCTTTGTGATGTTCCATGTTCTGGTGATGGTACCATGAGGAAAAATGTTAACGTTTGGAAAGATTGGAACACACAAGCAGGGCTTGGTTTGCATACTGTTCAACTAAATATCCTGAACAGAGGTCTGCATCTTCTAAAGAGCAACGGTAGATTGGTTTACTCGACCTGTTCTTTAAATCctattgaaaatgaggCTGTCATTGCGGAGGCACTAAGAAAGTGGGGCGACAAAATTAGGTTAGTTAATTGTGATGATAAACTTACTGGTTTAATAAGGTCCAAGGGTGTATCTAAATGGCCCGTTTATGATAGAAACCTGACAGAGAAGAACAAGGGGGACGAAGGTACATTAGAAAGTTTCTTTCCACcatctgaagaagaagcttCTAAGTTCAATCTGAAGAATTGTATGAGAGTTTATCCCCACCAACAAAATACAGGAGGGTTTTTCATCAGTGTCTTcgaaaaagttgaagataACATCGAAGCGGCTGCAGAGAAACTATCTTCAGAAACTCCAGCCTTAGAATCTGAAGAAcctcaaacaaaaaaaatgaaggtgGAAGAAgtccaaaagaaagaaagattaCCCCGTGATGCCAACGAAGAACCATTTGTCTTTGTTGACCCACAACACGAAGCTTTGAAGGTTTGCTGGGACTTTTATGGTATCGACAACATTTTCGACAGAAACACCTGTCTAGTGCGTAACGCCACCGGTGAACCAACCAGAGTCGTTTACACTGTATGCCCAGCTTTGAAGGACGTTATTCAAGCCAATGACGACAGGTTGAAGATTATTTATTCCGGTGTGAAATTGTTTATCTCCCAAAGAAGTGACATTGAATGTTCGTGGAGAATCCAAAGTGAGTCATTGCCAATAATGAAACATCATATGAAATCCAATAGAATTGTTGAAGCTAACTTGGAAATGCTGAAACATTTGTTGATCGAATCATTCCCTAATTTTGATGACATTCGTTCCAAGAATATTGATGACGATTTTGTCGAAAAGATGACGGAATTGAGCTCTGGCTGTGCTTTCGTTGATGTATCAAGAAACGACCCTGCAAAGGAGAACTTGTTTTTACCGGTTTGGAAGGGTAACAAATGCATCAATTTAATGGTCTGTAAGGAAGATACCCATGAGCTATTATACAGAATATTTGGTATTGATGCGAATGCCAAGACTACTCCAAAacctgaagaaaagatagAAACGACGGAGGCTCCTACTGAAGCTTCTACTGAAGCTTCTTGCGAAACTCCTAACGTTACTGAATAA
- the LSM2 gene encoding Sm-like protein LSM2 (similar to Saccharomyces cerevisiae LSM2 (YBL026W); ancestral locus Anc_8.174) translates to MLFFSFFKTLVDQEVVVELKNDIEIKGTLQSVDQFLNLKLDNISCTDENKYPHLGSVRNIFIRGSTVRYVYLNKNMVDTNLLQDATRREVMTERK, encoded by the exons atgcttttcttctcttttttcaagactTTGGTCGACCAAGAAGTGGTCGTAGAG ttaaaaaatgacatcGAAATAAAAGGTACACTACAGTCTGTAGACCAGTTCCTAAACCTGAAGCTGGACAACATATCATGTACAGACGAAAATAAATATCCGCATTTGGGTTCAGTAAGGAACATCTTTATAAGAGGTTCCACAGTCAGATATGTTTATCTAAACAAGAACATGGTGGATACGAATTTACTACAAGACGCTACCAGAAGGGAGGTGATGACCGAAAGGAAATGA
- the MCM2 gene encoding MCM DNA helicase complex subunit MCM2 (similar to Saccharomyces cerevisiae MCM2 (YBL023C); ancestral locus Anc_8.170) — translation MSDNRRRRREEDDSDSENELPPSSPQQPFRRGMDPVSSPIGSPDMINPEGDDNEVDDVPDIDEVEEGMNEVDLMGDDMYEDYAADQNRDRYDPGQVDDRIQQELSLSERRRIDAQLNERDRLLRNVAYIDDEDDEQEGAAQLDEMGLPVQRRRRRRQYEDLENSDDDLLSDMEIDPLREELTLESLSNVKANSYSEWITQPNVSRTIARELKSFLLEYTDETGRSVYGARIRTLGEMNSESLEVNYRHLAESKAILALFLAKCPEEMLKIFDIVAMEATELHYPDYARIHSEIHVRISDFPTIYSLRELRESNLTSLVRVTGVVTRRTGVFPQLKYVKFNCLKCGSILGPFFQDSNEEIRISFCTNCKSKGPFRVNGEKTVYRNYQRVTLQEAPGTVPPGRLPRHREVILLADLVDVSKPGEEVEVTGIYKNNYDGNLNAKNGFPVFATVIEANSVKRREGNAANEGEEGLDVFSWTEEEEREFRKISRDRGIIDKIISSMAPSIYGHRDIKTAVACSLFGGVPKNVNGKHSIRGDINVLLLGDPGTAKSQILKYVEKTAHRAVFATGQGASAVGLTASVRKDPITKEWTLEGGALVLADKGVCLIDEFDKMNDQDRTSIHEAMEQQSISISKAGIVTTLQARCSIIAAANPNGGRYNSTLPLAQNVGLTEPILSRFDILCVVRDLVDEEADQRLATFVVDSHVRSHPENDEDEENEAPKDNGESAIEQGEDEINEQLTARQRRLQRQRKKEEEISPISQELLMKYIHYARTKIYPKLHQMDMDKISRVYADLRRESISTGSFPITVRHLESILRIAESFAKMRLSEFVSSYDLDRSIKVVVDSFVDAQKVSVRRQLRRSFAIYTLGH, via the coding sequence ATGTCTGATAATAGAAGACGTAGAcgtgaagaagatgattcCGACtcagaaaatgaattacCGCCATCTTCCCCTCAGCAACCTTTCAGAAGGGGTATGGACCCTGTTTCCTCGCCTATTGGTTCTCCAGATATGATTAATCCTGAAGGTGACGATAACGAAGTTGATGATGTGCCGGACATTGATGAAGTAGAAGAAGGAATGAACGAAGTCGATTTGATGGGCGATGATATGTACGAGGACTATGCGGCTGATCAGAACAGGGATAGGTATGATCCAGGTCAAGTTGATGATAGGATACAGCAAGAGTTATCTCTGAGCGAACGTCGCCGCATTGATGCTCAGCTAAATGAAAGAGATAGGCTACTAAGAAACGTTGCCTACATAGACGATGAGGACGACGAACAAGAAGGTGCCGCACAATTAGATGAGATGGGTCTTCCAGTGCAAAGacgaagaaggagaaggcAGTACgaagatttggaaaatagcGATGACGATCTGTTAAGTGATATGGAAATTGATCCATTGAGAGAAGAACTGACCTTAGAATCTTTGAGTAATGTGAAAGCTAATAGCTACTCGGAATGGATCACCCAACCTAATGTTTCAAGAACTATCGCCAGAGAACTGAAATCGTTCCTGCTGGAATACACGGATGAAACCGGTCGCTCCGTTTACGGTGCACGTATTAGAACATTAGGTGAAATGAATTCAGAATCTTTGGAAGTTAATTATAGACACCTCGCTGAATCCAAAGCTATTTTGGCATTATTTTTAGCCAAGTGCCCGGAAgaaatgttgaaaatatttgataTAGTTGCCATGGAGGCGACAGAATTACATTATCCGGATTATGCCCGTATTCACTCGGAAATTCATGTGAGAATTTCTGATTTTCCAACAATATACAGTTTGCGTGAATTGCGTGAATCAAATTTGACATCTTTGGTACGTGTCACTGGTGTGGtgacaagaagaacaggTGTTTTCCCTCAGTTGAAATATGTTAAATTCAACTGCCTAAAATGTGGCTCCATCTTGGGTCCCTTCTTTCAGGATTCTAATGAAGAGATTAGAATTTCATTCTGTACAAACTGTAAATCAAAAGGTCCTTTCAGAGTCAATGGAGAGAAAACGGTTTACCGTAACTACCAAAGAGTCACCCTACAAGAGGCACCAGGGACAGTTCCTCCGGGTCGTTTACCAAGACACAGAGAGGTCATTTTATTGGCTGATTTGGTCGATGTATCCAAGCCAGGTGAAGAGGTTGAAGTTACAGGTATCTACAAAAACAACTACGACGGTAATTTGAATGCAAAGAACGGCTTCCCCGTTTTTGCGACAGTTATTGAAGCGAATTCTGttaaaagaagagaaggtAATGCAGCAAATGAAGGAGAAGAGGGTTTGGATGTTTTCAGTTGGAccgaagaggaagaacgCGAGTTTAGGAAAATTTCTAGAGATCGTGGTATAATAGATAAAATTATATCTTCTATGGCACCATCAATCTATGGCCACAGGGATATCAAAACTGCTGTGGCATGTTCGTTGTTTGGCGGTGTTCCAAAAAACGTTAACGGAAAACATTCCATTCGTGGTGATATCAATGTCTTATTATTAGGTGACCCAGGTACCGCCAAATCtcaaatcttgaaataCGTCGAGAAAACAGCCCACAGAGCTGTCTTTGCCACAGGTCAAGGTGCTTCAGCTGTCGGTTTAACTGCGTCCGTTAGAAAAGACCCCATTACTAAAGAATGGACCTTAGAGGGTGGTGCGCTAGTGTTAGCCGATAAGGGTGTTTGTttgattgatgaattcGATAAGATGAACGATCAAGATCGTACATCTATTCATGAAGCAATGGAACAGCAGAGTATTTCTATTTCTAAAGCAGGCATTGTTACGACGCTACAAGCACGTTGTTCAATCATTGCTGCAGCAAATCCAAATGGTGGTAGATACAATTCAACGTTGCCTTTAGCTCAAAATGTTGGTTTAACTGAGCCAATTCTCTCTAGATTTGATATTTTATGTGTCGTTAGAGATCTAGTTGATGAGGAGGCTGACCAGAGACTGGCTACGTTTGTTGTTGATTCTCATGTGAGATCTCATCCCGAAAACGAcgaggatgaagaaaatgaagcgCCCAAAGATAATGGTGAGTCGGCAATAGAACAAGGTGAGGATGAAATAAATGAGCAACTTACTGCAAGACAAAGGAGGCTTCAAagacaaaggaaaaaagaagaagaaatttccCCAATTTCACAAGAATTATTAATGAAGTATATCCACTACGCCAGAACCAAGATTTATCCTAAACTGCATCAAATGGATATGGATAAGATTAGTAGGGTATATGCGGACTTAAGAAGAGAAAGTATTTCTACAGGGTCATTTCCCATCACCGTTCGTCATTTGGAATCCATTTTAAGAATCGCAGAGTCCTTTGCTAAAATGAGGTTATCTGAATTTGTATCATCTTATGACCTGGATAGATCTATCAAGGTTGTGGTTGATTCGTTCGTCGATGCTCAAAAGGTAAGTGTTCGTCGCCAACTCCGGAGATCTTTTGCTATTTATACCTTGGGTCACTAA
- the SKDI02G0810 gene encoding uncharacterized protein (similar to Saccharomyces cerevisiae YBL028C; ancestral locus Anc_3.313) encodes MAKSIRASSHINAKAVKRRGVFQKAVDAREQRISNKLKEDLLKQKLEDLKKKEEQGINMDVDEKKPVEEALKKKITTSGWRDGRHHVYKKAKLMKQSKKKTSFTRF; translated from the coding sequence ATGGCCAAATCAATACGTGCTAGTAGTCATATAAATGCTAAAGCAGTTAAGAGACGGGgagttttccaaaaagCTGTGGACGCACGTGAACaaagaatatcaaataaATTAAAGGAAGATTTACTGAAGCAGAAATTAGAAgatctaaagaaaaaggaagagcaAGGGATTAACATGgatgttgatgaaaaaaaacctgtCGAGGAAGCtctcaagaagaaaataacaacTTCTGGTTGGAGAGATGGCAGACATCACGTTTACAAGAAGGCTAAACTCATGAAAcaatccaagaaaaagacttCTTTCACTAGATTTTGA
- the SKDI02G0790 gene encoding uncharacterized protein (similar to Saccharomyces cerevisiae YBL029C-A; ancestral locus Anc_3.315), which yields MSFIPIVCGMRSFDSSYDSVPGHQNLYCPNCHNFSVGPIKRKEFFTVWFIPLVPVFWGKQLHCPICNWRQDFKNEEQLNKVIQEQQNLPQKLPS from the coding sequence ATGTCTTTCATCCCCATTGTATGTGGTATGAGGAGTTTCGACTCTTCATACGACTCCGTGCCGGGACACCAGAACCTTTACTGTCCGAACTGTCACAATTTTAGCGTGGGTCCCATCAAGAGGAAGGAGTTTTTCACCGTCTGGTTCATACCCTTGGTCCCTGTTTTCTGGGGCAAACAATTGCACTGTCCCATCTGTAATTGGCGACAAGACTTCAAGAATGAGGAACAGCTCAATAAAGTCATTCAAGAACAACAGAACTTGCCACAGAAACTGCCCAGCTAG
- the SKDI02G0800 gene encoding uncharacterized protein (similar to Saccharomyces cerevisiae YBL029W; ancestral locus Anc_3.314): protein MCANIPEFDSFYENENINYNLESLTPLNCDVNSPFFPTNNNDVNVNSYNDENLTYSNFLLSYKDKLTTTTTKNNSINSSNNNNNNKNNNNNNNNNLLGNDISQMAFLLDYPSTLNEPQYAVNCKDIYKKEISTPSSLVSSLPSAKFSLSLSNSPSPPAPSSSSLRKGETIIPNASSNGDIFADPNAFEKEALPLTQELTLENLNNQLNYPDFTINAIEQDPLPSSFSSSSSSSSESTTSSTTKRKPCHDSFTHSSPSSSSESKKISDSRLSAEGLAKVLNLESPEEALKRERFILGIFQNELNYPLGFKTWIRDTTKDYRTKLINQLHERVKVKYPEYDQSILETIIRRGTYYMMQSRLRRERRMKLKERKRTT, encoded by the coding sequence ATGTGCGCTAATATCCCTGAATTCGACTCATTTtacgaaaatgaaaatataaacTACAACTTGGAATCACTCACACCATTGAATTGCGACGTTAACTcgcctttttttcctacaaataataatgacGTCAACGTTAACTCCTACAACGATGAGAATTTAACTTATTCCAACTTTTTATTGTCTTATAAGGATAAGTTGACTACTACAACtaccaaaaataatagcaTCAATagtagtaataataataataataataagaataataataataataataataacaatcTACTGGGCAATGATATAAGCCAGATGGCTTTCTTACTCGATTATCCTTCTACTCTCAATGAACCGCAGTATGCCGTAAATTGTAAAGACATTtacaaaaaggaaatatcgACACCCTCCTCATTAGTGTCAAGCTTGCCATCTGCTAAATTCTCGTTATCCTTATCAAATTCCCCCTCTCCCCCGGCACcatcatcttcctctttgaGGAAGGGAGAAACGATAATTCCTAACGCCAGTTCCAACGGCGACATATTCGCCGATCCAAATGCATTCGAAAAGGAGGCGTTACCCCTTACGCAAGAACTAACGTTAGAAAATCTAAATAATCAATTAAACTATCCAGATTTTACGATAAACGCCATTGAACAAGATCCCCTCCcctcttccttttcgtcGTCctcgtcgtcgtcgtcagAATCAACCACTTCTTCCACgacaaaaaggaaacccTGTCATGATTCATTTACACACTCATCGccctcttcttcttctgaatcCAAGAAGATTTCCGACTCAAGATTATCCGCCGAGGGTCTAGCAAAAGTGCTGAACTTAGAATCCCCTGAAGAAGCTCTGAAAAGAGAACGCTTTATATTGggcattttccaaaatgaGCTAAATTACCCGCTAGGTTTCAAAACCTGGATTAGAGACACTACAAAGGATTACAGGACAAAATTGATTAATCAACTGCATGAACGCGTAAAGGTCAAGTACCCCGAATACGATCAGTCCATATTGGAAACAATAATTAGGCGAGGCACCTACTACATGATGCAGAGCAGGTTAAGGAGAGaaagaaggatgaaattaaaagaaCGCAAAAGAACAACCTAg
- the RRN10 gene encoding Rrn10p (similar to Saccharomyces cerevisiae RRN10 (YBL025W); ancestral locus Anc_8.172), whose amino-acid sequence MDRNVYEACSNIIKEFGTHVVSADEVLAEKIDNAVPIPFKTREDLDADAEKDRNEGVFEGNIIPDIDLRVVHYYATQLCLSRYPHLINAFDETSLVTLGLLVEKWVKDYLTSTNTADANQNKIIGKGPCAFVSKHIDYRHAPGNI is encoded by the coding sequence ATGGATAGGAATGTTTATGAAGCTTGCAGCAACATAATAAAGGAATTTGGAACACATGTGGTGAGCGCCGATGAAGTGCTTGCAGAAAAGATAGATAATGCTGTCCCTATACCGTTCAAAACAAGGGAAGATCTAGATGCTGATGCAGAGAAGGACAGAAATGAGGGTGTGTTCGAAGGCAATATCATTCCCGATATTGATTTACGTGTGGTCCACTACTATGCGACCCAATTGTGTCTGAGTAGGTATCCCCATTTAATCAACGCATTTGATGAGACAAGCCTTGTTACATTGGGCTTgcttgttgaaaaatgggtGAAAGACTATTTGACTAGCACCAATACAGCAGACGCTaaccaaaataaaataatcgGAAAGGGACCATGCGCATTTGTATCGAAACATATCGATTATAGACACGCTCCAGGCAACATTTGA